DNA sequence from the Janibacter sp. CX7 genome:
AGCGGCGGTGAAGCTGCCCTCATCGGCGATGGCCCGCATCACGCGCAGCCCAGCGGCGTCGATCATGGGGCCCATCGTAGGTCGTCGCGCCGACCTAGGATCGAGGCATGCCAGACGACGTCGATCGGGTCGAGCAGATCGCGAGGGTGCTGCGCCATGGGCCGGCCCTCGTGCTCACCGGGGCCGGCATGTCGACCGAGAGCGGGATCCCCGACTACCGGGGCCCGGACGGGACGCGGCGAGTGACCCCGATGCACCTGTCGGAGTTCGTCGGGAGCAGCTCGGCGCGACAGCGCTACTGGGCGCGCAGCTTCGTCGGGTGGCGGCGGTTCCACGCGGCGCGGCCCAACGCCGCGCACCGTCTCGTGACCCGCCTGCAGGAGCTCGGGGCGGTGGGGCCGGTCATCACGCAGAACGTCGACGGCCTGCACCAGGCCGCCGGGACCCGCGACGTCGTCGAGCTGCACGGCAACCTCGTCGAGGTCGTCTGCCTGACCTGCGGGGCGCGCATCGACCGACCCACCCTCGATGCCCGGATGGCGGCGCAGAACCCCGGCTTCGACGTCGACAGCGACGAGATCCGGCCGGACGGCGACGTGCGGCTCGAGACCGTCGACGTCGAGCGCTTCGTCGCACCGGAGTGCGAGCGGTGCGGGACCGACATGCTCAAGCCGGACGTCGTCTTCTTCGGCGGAGCGGTCGCCAAGCCGCTCGTGCAGCACTGCTTCGACCTCGTCGACGCGGCGCCGAGCCTGCTCGTGCTCGGCAGCTCGCTGCAGGTGATGTCGGGGCTGCGCTTCGTGCGGCACGCCGCGAAGCGCGGGATCCCGGTCTCGCTCATCACCCGCGGTCCCACCCGCGGCGACGACCTCGTCGACCACCGCGTCGACGGGGAGCTGGGGGACTCCCTTCGCTCCCTCGTCGACCTCGCGGAGGTAGGCGTCAGAGACGCCGCAGCACCGCGGTGACCTTGCCGAGGATCGTCGCGTGGTCGCCGTCGATGGGGTCGAAGGCGGGGTTGTGGGGGAGCAGCCACACGTGGCCGTCCTTGCGCTTGAAGGTCTTGACCGTCGCCTCGTTGTCGAGCATCGCCGCGACGATGTCGCCGTTGTCCGCGCTCGGCTGCTGCCGCACGACGACCCAGTCGCCGTCGCAGATCGCGGCGTCGATCATCGAGTCACCGACGACCTTGAGCAGGAAGAGCGAGCCCTCGCCGACGATCTGCTTCGGCAGCGGGAAGACGTCGTCGACGACCTCCTCGGCGGTGATCGGGACGCCGGCGGCGATCTGACCCAGGACGGGCACGTAGCTCGCCTCGGGGCGCTCGTCGCCGGAGCCGGTCGGGTCGACGGGCTCGTCGTCGGGGCTCGCGCCGCCGCGCATGCCGGCCATGTCAGCGACCGACCCGGGGTCGGTCGGGGAGGGCTGGTCGTCGGGGGAGATGACCTCGATCGCGCGGGGGCGGTTGGGGTCGCGACGCAGGTAGCCCTTGCGCTCCAGGGAGGAGAGCTGGTGGGCGACCGAACTGGGGGAGGTGAGGCCCACGAGCTCGCCGATCTCGCGCAGGCTCGGCGGGTAGCCGCGGGTGGCGACGGCATTGCGGATCACCTCGAGCACCTTGCGCTGGCGCACGGTCAGCCCGTCGCCGGTGTCCCGCTGCGGGAGCTGGTGGATGTTGTCCTCGTCGCCCATCTCGACCCCTTCGTGCGTCCGCCGCGACACCGTTGTCGGTGGTCGCTGGTCAACTTCTCGCTGTGACCGACAGTAGGCCGATCGAACAGGCATTTCAAACATCTGTTCGAGCGTGTTGTTGATTTCCTTCGAACACCCGTGCTAGACATCGTACAGACGTTCTATCGAACACCGGTTCGACAGAGCCGCCACGAGGAGGACCGCATGACCGCTCTCACCGCCGCCCCCGCCCGCATCGACGTGCACCCGGCGCGCCCCGCGCGCTCGCGTCACCTCGTCTCCGTGCCCACCGGCGACGCCGTCCCGGAGCGTGCGACGACCTCCCTTCGCCTGACCCGTCGTGGGCGCCTGGCGATCACCGTGACCACCATGCTCGTCGCGAGCGTCGCCGGCGCCACGGTCGCCTTCGGCGGTCCGGCGACCACCCCGCAGCAGGTGACCGTCGAGCCGGGGCAGACCCTCGGGCAGATCGCCGAGGCCGAGCTCTCCCAGCTGCCCACCCGCGAGGCGGTCGCCCGCCTCCAGGTGACCAACGACCTGTCGACGAGCCACGTCCACGCGGGCCAGGTGCTCACCATCCCCGCGCCGTGAGGCGCCCCTGACACCCGGGCCCTTCGACCCGGCCCGGGCCAGCCATCGGCCGCCTCCGCAGCATGCGGGGGCGGCCGATGTGCCGTTCGTCGACGGTTCACGTGGGGGACTTGCGTCGAGGCTCACGGAGGGTTCTAAT
Encoded proteins:
- the lexA gene encoding transcriptional repressor LexA, with amino-acid sequence MGDEDNIHQLPQRDTGDGLTVRQRKVLEVIRNAVATRGYPPSLREIGELVGLTSPSSVAHQLSSLERKGYLRRDPNRPRAIEVISPDDQPSPTDPGSVADMAGMRGGASPDDEPVDPTGSGDERPEASYVPVLGQIAAGVPITAEEVVDDVFPLPKQIVGEGSLFLLKVVGDSMIDAAICDGDWVVVRQQPSADNGDIVAAMLDNEATVKTFKRKDGHVWLLPHNPAFDPIDGDHATILGKVTAVLRRL
- a CDS encoding LysM peptidoglycan-binding domain-containing protein, encoding MTALTAAPARIDVHPARPARSRHLVSVPTGDAVPERATTSLRLTRRGRLAITVTTMLVASVAGATVAFGGPATTPQQVTVEPGQTLGQIAEAELSQLPTREAVARLQVTNDLSTSHVHAGQVLTIPAP
- a CDS encoding NAD-dependent protein deacetylase codes for the protein MPDDVDRVEQIARVLRHGPALVLTGAGMSTESGIPDYRGPDGTRRVTPMHLSEFVGSSSARQRYWARSFVGWRRFHAARPNAAHRLVTRLQELGAVGPVITQNVDGLHQAAGTRDVVELHGNLVEVVCLTCGARIDRPTLDARMAAQNPGFDVDSDEIRPDGDVRLETVDVERFVAPECERCGTDMLKPDVVFFGGAVAKPLVQHCFDLVDAAPSLLVLGSSLQVMSGLRFVRHAAKRGIPVSLITRGPTRGDDLVDHRVDGELGDSLRSLVDLAEVGVRDAAAPR